One Euphorbia lathyris chromosome 1, ddEupLath1.1, whole genome shotgun sequence DNA segment encodes these proteins:
- the LOC136206742 gene encoding pentatricopeptide repeat-containing protein At4g20770: protein METRTSLYVANLLQSCINNKSHLFGKTLHAYIFRIGLSTDTFLSNRLIELYFKCKNSEYAHTLFHIIPQKNIYSWNAMLTQYCKAGNVGGAHKLFAQMPERNIVSWNNLISALVHGGLERQALDVYDEMIQEGLVPTHFTLASVLSASATLLDVECGRRCHSLSVKIGLDKNLYVSNALLSVYAKCRLVRDAIRLFEDMDEPNEVTFTAMMNGFTQADRIVEALEAFRLMCRKAIRIDSVSLSSVLGVCSRGGCGESALYELNNGTFCSTLGKLIHGLAVKLGFEKNLHLSNSLLDMYAKNDDMDSAEGVFANLPEISVVSFNVMIAGYGQKCRSEKAIEYLQRMESCGFEPDEVTYINMLAACVKSGDMEIGRQMFDSMACPSVSSWNAILSGYFQIVNHKEAIKLFREMQFRNVKPDRTTSAVILSLCARTELLEAGKQVHAASQKAAFHNDIYVASGLIGMYSKCGKMDTAECIFKKMPESDIVCWNSMISGFSFNSMDKKALSYYQQLRQNGLSPTQFSYTTILSCCAKLCSLFQGRQAHGQIVKEGFVNDVYVGSALIDMYCKCGEVNFAQQFFDLMPIKNTVTWNEMIHGYAQNGHGCEAVNLYGKMIDAGEKPDEITFVAVLTACSHSGLVDESVEIFDSMARDHGMEPVLDHYTCIIDALARAGRFDEAEVLVEKMPYKDDPIVWEVLLSSCRLHSNVRLAKKAAEELIRLDPQNSSPYVLLANTYTSLGRWDDVSGVRELMTDKKVVKDPGYSRIEHKRGIESFKLEDIPVITEDLFGIKVENM from the coding sequence ATGGAAACAAGAACTTCCCTCTATGTGGCTAATCTCTTGCAGTCTTGCATTAACAACAAGTCTCATCTATTTGGAAAGACACTACATGCCTATATTTTCCGCATTGGCCTCTCCACAGACACCTTCCTCTCAAACCGCCTCATTGAGCTCTACTTCAAATGCAAAAACAGTGAGTATGCTCACACTTTATTTCATATAATTCCCCAAAAGAACATCTATTCTTGGAATGCAATGTTAACTCAGTATTGCAAAGCGGGAAATGTTGGGGGTGCACATAAACTGTTTGCCCAAATGCCTGAGAGAAATATTGTGTCATGGAACAATTTGATTAGCGCATTAGTCCATGGTGGGTTAGAGCGACAAGCCTTGGATGTTTATGATGAAATGATTCAGGAAGGTCTTGTGCCTACCCATTTCACATTGGCTAGTGTTTTGAGTGCATCTGCCACATTGTTGGATGTGGAATGTGGAAGGAGATGTCATAGTCTTTCTGTTAAAATTGGACTTGACAAGAATTTGTATGTCAGTAACGCTTTGCTGAGCGTGTATGCTAAGTGCAGGCTTGTGAGAGATGCAATTCGACTTTTTGAAGACATGGATGAACCTAATGAAGTTACCTTTACTGCTATGATGAACGGGTTTACGCAGGCAGATAGGATTGTGGAGGCTTTGGAAGCATTTAGATTGATGTGCAGGAAAGCGATTCGTATTGATAGTGTCTCATTGTCTAGTGTTTTGGGTGTTTGCAGCAGAGGAGGATGCGGAGAATCTGCTTTGTATGAACTGAATAATGGCACGTTCTGTAGTACACTTGGGAAACTCATCCACGGACTTGCCGTCAAACTTGGGTTCGAAAAGAATCTCCATTTATCTAATTCATTACTAGATATGTATGCAAAAAATGATGACATGGATAGTGCTGAGGGGGTTTTTGCTAATTTACCTGAAATTAGTGTTGTCTCCTTCAATGTCATGATAGCCGGCTATGGTCAGAAATGCAGAAGTGAAAAAGCTATAGAATATCTGCAAAGGATGGAGTCTTGTGGATTTGAACCAGATGAGGTCACATATATCAACATGCTTGCCGCATGTGTCAAGTCTGGAGATATGGAAATTGGACGTCAAATGTTTGACTCCATGGCATGTCCAAGTGTAAGTTCATGGAATGCTATACTATCTGGTTATTTCCAGATTGTTAATCACAAGGAGGCAATAAAACTATTCAGAGAAATGCAGTTCCGAAATGTAAAACCTGACCGAACTACTTCAGCCGTTATACTAAGTTTGTGCGCAAGGACGGAGCTTTTGGAGGCTGGAAAACAGGTGCATGCTGCCTCACAAAAAGCTGCCTTTCATAATGATATATATGTTGCTAGTGGGCTCATTGGTATGTATTCCAAGTGTGGGAAGATGGATACAGCAGAATGCATATTCAAGAAAATGCCGGAATCAGATATTGTCTGTTGGAATTCGATGATTTCAGGTTTTTCCTTTAATTCTATGGACAAAAAGGCTTTGAGTTACTATCAGCAGTTGCGGCAAAATGGCTTGTCGCCTACGCAGTTCTCTTATACTACCATATTAAGCTGTTGTGCGAAATTGTGTTCGTTGTTTCAAGGGAGACAGGCTCATGGACAGATTGTAAAAGAAGGATTTGTGAATGATGTCTATGTGGGATCTGCTCTTATTGACATGTATTGTAAATGTGGTGAAGTGAATTTCGCCCAGCAATTCTTTGATTTAATGCCTATTAAAAATACGGTTACATGGAATGAGATGATTCACGGGTATGCTCAAAACGGGCATGGATGTGAGGCTGTTAATCTGTACGGAAAAATGATTGATGCAGGCGAGAAACCTGATGAGATAACCTTTGTTGCTGTTTTGACTGCATGTAGTCATTCGGGATTAGTTGATGAGAGTGTCGAAATATTTGACTCAATGGCACGAGACCATGGGATGGAGCCAGTTTTGGATCATTATACATGTATTATTGATGCTTTGGCTCGAGCTGGCCGATTCGATGAAGCAGAAGTGTTGGTTGAGAAGATGCCATACAAGGATGATCCAATTGTATGGGAGGTTTTGCTTAGTTCTTGCAGACTCCATTCCAATGTGAGGTTAGCGAAAAAGGCAGCGGAGGAACTAATCCGATTAGACCCCCAAAACTCGTCTCCTTATGTACTTCTAGCAAATACCTATACATCTTTAGGAAGATGGGATGATGTAAGTGGTGTTAGAGAGCTGATGACTGATAAGAAAGTTGTTAAAGATCCAGGTTATAGTCGGATTGAACATAAGAGAGGGATCGAGTCGTTCAAACTGGAGGATATTCCTGTGATAACAGAGGATTTGTTTGGTATTAAGGTTGAAAACATGTAG